GACGATCGCCAGCTCCACCGCCCAGGGTGGTTTCATCGGCACGCTGGTTTCCCGGGATCAGAGCAGTGCGATGATCACGGTGGAACTCAACGAATACGACACCAATGGCGCGCACCTTGACTATGTGGCGTTCAACCACAGGCTGGAGAAAGAGATCCGCCAGCAATTCGAGGATGGCGATTTCGAAATCCAGATCATCGGTTTCGCCAAGCAGATCGGTGATATTGCTGACGGGGCTTCAGCCGTGCTGGAGTTCTGTCTGCTGGCGTTGCTGCTGACGGCGGGGGCGGTGTACTGGTATTGCCACTCGCTGCGCTTCACGCTGCTGGCGCTGGTCTGTTCATTGGCCTCTCTGGTGTGGCAGTTCGGTAGCCTGCGCCTGTTGGGGTACGGGCTCGACCCGTTGGCGGTGCTGGTGCCCTTCCTGGTATTCGCCATCGGGGTGTCCCATGGCGTGCAACAAATCAACTTCATCGTCCGCGAGATCGCCATCGGCAAGAGCGCCGAAGCGGCGGCGCGTTCGAGCTTTACGGGGTTGCTGATCCCCGGGACGCTGGCGCTGGTGACCGCGCTGGTTTCCTTCGTGACGCTGCTGTTGATCCCGATCCCGATGGTGCGGGAGCTGGCGATCACGGCCTCGCTTGGCGTGGCCTACAAGATCATCACCAACCTGGTGATGTTGCCGTTGATGGCGTCGCTGCTGAGTGTCGATGACAAGTATGCGGCCGCCCAGGAAGTGTCCCGGCAGCGCCGCACCCGCTGGCTGCGTGGCCTGGCCCGGCTCGCCGAGCCACGCAGGGCACAATGGGTGCTTGGCTTTGCCTTGGTGGTATTCCTGGTGGCGATCTGGCAAAGCCATGACCGTGTCGTTGGCACGCTGCAGGCGGGCGCGCCGGAGTTGCGCGAGGACGCCCGCTTCAATCGCGATGCGGTTTCCATCGCCGGCAACTACGACATTGGCCTGGACTGGCTCAGCGTGGTGTTCGAAGTCAACAAGGAGCCCTCTGGCGAAGACAGCCAGGTGGCCTGCGAGGATGTTGCCCTGGGCCAATACCAGGATCGCTTCGTGTGGGCCATGCAAGGGGTGCCAGGTGTCCTGTCGGTAGCGTCGTTCTCCAGCAACATGCGCCAGTTCAATGAGGGCTACAACGAAGGCAACCCGAAGATGGCAGCGGTGCCCATCGACCCGATGAACTACGCCGCCCTGGCTACCGAGGTTGCGCGCACGCCCGGGCTGATGCGCACCGACTGCAGCATGTCCGCAGTGCACCTGTACCTGGCCGA
This genomic stretch from Pseudomonas entomophila harbors:
- a CDS encoding efflux RND transporter permease subunit — its product is MNGSVKLSEAPAPGLLSRVEGVLFGHRRLVLATLAVFTLIMGWFAVQLRMDAGFEKQLPVGHEYIKTFEAYRNDLLGANRLTIVVKARQGDIWSAPGLKRLYDVTQAVTFLPGGARSSVRSLWTPNAFVNEITEEGFRADPLVPGTVSPEHLDDQVIATIASSTAQGGFIGTLVSRDQSSAMITVELNEYDTNGAHLDYVAFNHRLEKEIRQQFEDGDFEIQIIGFAKQIGDIADGASAVLEFCLLALLLTAGAVYWYCHSLRFTLLALVCSLASLVWQFGSLRLLGYGLDPLAVLVPFLVFAIGVSHGVQQINFIVREIAIGKSAEAAARSSFTGLLIPGTLALVTALVSFVTLLLIPIPMVRELAITASLGVAYKIITNLVMLPLMASLLSVDDKYAAAQEVSRQRRTRWLRGLARLAEPRRAQWVLGFALVVFLVAIWQSHDRVVGTLQAGAPELREDARFNRDAVSIAGNYDIGLDWLSVVFEVNKEPSGEDSQVACEDVALGQYQDRFVWAMQGVPGVLSVASFSSNMRQFNEGYNEGNPKMAAVPIDPMNYAALATEVARTPGLMRTDCSMSAVHLYLADHKATTINRVVDAAKAFRSEYPLPGISVRLASGNAGVLAAINEEVEKSETPMLLYVYAAIALLVFVVYRDLRAVLVCCLPLTIGTFIGYWFMKELQIGLTIATLPVMVLAVGIGVDYAFYIYNRLQLHLAHGQSITKAVEYALLEVGVATIFTAITLAVGVATWAFSELKFQADMGKLLAFMFIVNMVMAMTVLPAFAVWLERVFPRKRPVRVIGALVH